The Amycolatopsis endophytica genome includes the window CGGGCCAGTGGCACCACGTCGAGGTGTGGGTGCCGGACCTGGCCCGCGCGGAGGCGAGCTTCGGCTGGCTGCTGGGCGAACTCGGCTGGCGCGAACACCAGCGCTGGCCCGGCGGCGTCAGCTGGAAACTCGGCACGGGCTACCTCGTGGTCGAGCAGTCCCCGGCGCTCACCGGCGACCACCACGACCGCTGCGCGCCCGGGCTCAACCACCTGGCACTGCACGCCGGCCCAGCGGATCGCCTCGACGCGCTCGTCACGGCGGCGCGCGACCACGGGTGGCGGGCCCTGTTCGAAGACCGCTACCCGCACGCCGGCGGCGCTGATCATTACGCCGCGTATCTGGAGAACGCCGACGGCTTCGAGGTCGAACTCGTCGCCGAATCACCGCGGGTCACTCGACCGGGTTAGTCACTCTCTACACTGGGCTGGCTGTTGCTGAGGGAAGGACCGACGGTGGCGATGCGTGAGGTGCTCGGCGGGATGCTGGCCGCGGTGCTGGCCGTCACCGCGCTGGCCGGGTGCACCGGCAGCGTCCCGCCCCAGGCCGAGGGCTCCCAGGGCGGCGTGATCGGTGGCGCCCCGCCGGAAACCACCACGACCTCGCCCGGCGCGGTCCAGTTGCAGACCGGCTCGCCGCGGGAAAGCCCCGGCGTCGTCGCGGCGGGCGGCCCCGGCGCGCCCTACAACTACGGCCCGACGCTGATGTCCGACGGCGCCACGACCCGGATGTGGTGGTGCAGCCAGGACCCGGCCGCGCTGCCACCGGGCGACGACATCCTCTACGCCCAGGCCGGCTCCCCGGACGGCCCGTTCACCGGTCCCGGCGGTGGGGTGCCGCCCGCGGCACTGTCCGGCAACCCCGGACAGTTCGACGGGGTGCACGCGTGCGACCCGTCGGTGATCCGCGTCGACGGGACCTACTACCTGTACTACACGGGTGCCGCGGGCGATCACGCGCTCGGCAACTCGATCGGCCTCGCGACCAGCACCGACGGCATCACCTGGCAGCGCGTCAACGGCGGCAGGCCGATCGTCGACCCGGCACACGACACCCACCGCGACAACCTCTACGGCGCCGGGCAGCCCGCCGTCGTGTACCTCGACGGCTGGTTCTACCTGATGTTCACCGACACCACCGGCCTCGGCGCGGGCTGGAACGGTGCCGGGCAGTTCGTGCTCCGCTCGACCGACCCCACCTTCGCGAGCGGCGTGGAAGCGCTGGGAGAGGCCGGATTCGCGGCGGTCGCAAGCACCGTCACCCCGCGCACGAAGTCGCTGGTCGACGCGTTCAGCGCCGACCTGATGTGGATCGACGCCCTCGACGCGTGGGCCATCGCGCACGAGACCGCGGACGGCACCACGGTCACCTTCTGGGACCGCGACTTCGTCCGCTCCCCGTACCGGCCGCTGCTGATCCCGGGGGCGTGGCGGGAGGGGCCGGGCCTGGTCCGGCAGCCGGACGGGCACGCCCCGGTGTCGGCGACCGATCCGTGCGGGCGCGTGCCGCTGGACGTCGTGCGCGCGACCGTGACCGGTGAAGCCAACGCGCCGACCGACCTGCGGCGGTTCGGACTGGACATCGTCGGCGTCGACGCCTGCGCCGATCCGCAGCGGGCGCTGACCATCCTCGACGGGTTCGCGGTGCCCTCGCCGGTGCGGACGATGGACCTGGTCGTCTCCGGGCAGGTGGTGCGCGTCGACCGCCGCTCGGTGGCGCGGGAACTCGCCGACCACGTGCTCGACCGCCGCCCGGACGTGATGGACCGGTTCCCGGTCGCGGCGCGGCTGGAGTCCGGGACGCGTGCGCTCGCGGCCGACGGCCTTGGCCTCGGTTTCCTGCTGGACGACGGCCGGCTCTACCCGGTGCGCGAGCCCGGCGCGGTCACCGCCAACGGCTCCTCGACGGAGGACGTGACACCGGCGCGGTGGCGTGGCTTCCCGGCGGGTCCGGCGCTGGGCTGAGATTCCTCAGTCCCCGGCGGCGCGGTGACGGGGCGTGGGCCGCGGGCGCGCGCTGGGACGCGGACGCCGGGGCGCCGTCCGGTCGTCCTCGGGCTCTTCGGGTCCGCCGGGGCGCTTGAGCCGCCCGCCGACGAACAGGCCGAGCCCGGCCGGGACCAGAACCAGCAGCGCGGTGAACGCGGCGCCACCGGACACCGCGGGCCACAGCTCGGTCGCGCCGGTCCGGTCGACGAACAGGGCGCGCCCGATCACGTACAGCACCCCCGACACCGGCCCGGCGACCAGCGCCGCGATGAACCACGTGCGGCCCGCCTCCTCGCGGCGCGTCCACGCGTCCAGCGCGCTCCACAGCGCCGCGGCGCCCACCAGCAGCGCGATCACCGCGATCCGGGTCGTCGTCAGGCCCGTCGGGTCATAGACCGTCGCCTTGGCGAGCGCGATCTCCGCGATCGCGTGCAGCACCGCCATGCCGAGCCCGCGAACCAGCCAGGACCGAAACACCATTCACCCATCCTCACACCGCACTAAGCTGCCACTGTGCCCGACCTCCACGCCGCCCGGCGCGACGCCCTGCGCTCCCTGCTCAACGAGTCCGGCGTCGACGCGTTGCTCGTCACCGACCTGCTCAACGTCCGCTACCTGACCGGTTTCACCGGGTCCAACGCCGCGCTGCTGGTCCACGGCGGGGGAGAGGACCGCACGCTCTTCTGCACCGACGGCCGCTACACCACCCAGGCCGGGGCCGAGGTGCCCGACCTGGAGCGCGTGATCGACCGCGAATCCGCCCCCGCGCTACTGGACCGGGCGAGCACGCAGGCCGCCGCGCACCGGCGCACCGGCTTCGAGAGCCAGCACGTCAGCGTGGAGGCCCACGATCTGCTCGCCCGCCACGCCGGGGGCGTCGAGCTGATCCGCGCGCCCGGTCTGGTCGAACAGCTGCGGCTGGTCAAGGACGAAAGCGAGATCGAGGCACTGCGCATGGCCTGCGCGGCCGCCGACCGCGCGCTGGCGGGCCTGCTGGAGCACGGCGGCATCCGGCCGGGCCGCACCGAGCTCGACGTCGCCCGTGATCTGGAGAACCGGATGCTCGACCACGGCTCGTCGGGGCCGTCGTTCGAGTCGATCGTCGCGTCCGGGCCGAACTCGGCGATCCCGCACCACCGTCCCACCGGTCGCGTCCTGCGGGCCGGTGACCTCGTCAAGCTCGACTTCGGCGCGACCGTCGACGGCTACCACTCCGATATGACCCGCACCGTCGTGCTCGGCCGTCCCGCGGACTGGCAGGAGGACCTGTACGAGCTGGTCCGGCGCTCGCAGCAGGGCGGGCTGGACGCCGCGCTGGACGGGCGGGAACTGGCCGAGGTGGACCGGGCCGCGCGGAGCGTGATCGAGGACGGCGGGCACGGCGAGGAGTTCTCGCACGGCCTCGGCCACGGCGTCGGGCTGGAGGTCCACGAGGCACCGAGGCTCGCGGGAAACGTCGCCGGTACACTGTCCGCTGGCATGACGGTCACCGTGGAACCTGGCGTCTACCTCGCCGGCCGCGGTGGCGTGCGCATCGAGGACACGCTGGTCGTGCGGGACGCCGCTCCCGAACTCCTCACCCTGAGCAGCAAGGAACTCGTGGTCGTCTGACGCGGCCCGATCGGAAACAGGAGAACTGGACAACCCGTGGCCACCACCAACGACCTCAAGAACGGCCTGGTGCTGAACCTCGACGGACAGCTCTGGTCCGTCGTGAACTTCCAGCACGTCAAGCCGGGCAAGGGTGGCGCCTTCGTGCGCACCACGCTCAAGCACGTGCTGACCGGCAAGGTGGTGGACAAGACCTTCAACGCGGGCACCAAGGTCGACACCGCGACGGTGGACCGCCGCACCATGACCTACCTGTACAACGACGGGTCGGACTTCGTCTTCATGGACGGCGAGACCTACGACCAGATCACGGTGCCGCGGGAGATCGTCGGCGACGGCGCGAACTACCTGCTGGAGAACACCGAGGTCCAGGTCGCGATCCACGAGGAGGTGCCGCTCTACGTCGAGCTGCCCACCTCGGTCGAGCTGGTCGTCCAGCACACCGACCCGGGCCTGCAGGGTGACCGCTCCACCGGCGGCACCAAGCCGGCCACGCTGGAGACCGGCGCCGAGATCCAGGTGCCGCTGTTCCTGAGCACCGGTGCCAAGGTCAAGGTCGACACCCGCGACGGCCGTTACCTGGGCAGGGCCTAGGTTGTCCGACTCCCCAGCTCCCCGGCGCGGCGGTCAGCCCGGCCGTCGTGCTCTCCGCAGGCGCGCCGTCGAGATCCTGTACGAGGCCGCCCAGCGTTCACTCGATCCGGTGACGTTGCTGGCGGACCGGGTGGGCTCGACCGACGCCGACCCGGTCGGCGACTACACGATCTCGCTCGTCGAGGGCGTGACGGCGAACCGCGAGCGCATCGACGAGCTGCTGGCCGAGCACGCGCACGGCTGGTCCGTGGACCGCATGCCGCCGGTCGACCTGTCCGTGCTGCGGGTGGGTGTCTACGAGCTGCTGTGGGCGGCCGACGTGCCGGACCCGGTGGCGATCGACGAGGCGGTCGGCCTGGCCCGCGAGCTGTCCACCGATGATTCGCCGCGGTTCGTCAACGGCGTGCTGGGCCGGATCGGCACGATCGCGGACCGCATCCGCGCGGTTCTCTAGAGCACAGCAGAAAGGCCCGGCGCGCGGAGACCGCGCCGGGCTTTTCGCTGCTCAGAGGTCTTTAGTCCTCCTTGGCGGGACGCGCTTCGGGAGGCAGAACGCCCCAGTCGATGAGCTGCTCGGTCAGCTCGCCGGGGGTCATGTCGTAGATGATGGCCAGCGACCGCAGGTCCTCGGTGCGGATGGAGAGCACCTTGCCGTTGTAGTCGCCGCGCTGGCTCTGGATGGTGGCGGCGTAGCGGGCGAGCGGGCCGACCTTCTCGGCGGGCAGCTGCTGGAGCCGCTCCAGGTTGATGACGATCTTGGTGGCGGGTTCGGCGCCGGACGGTACCCGGCCCTCGGGCAGCAGTTCGACCACCGGCACGCCGTAGAAGTCGGCCAGCTCGGCCAGCTTCTGCACGGTCACGGCACGGTCGCCACGTTCGTAGGAACCGACCACGACGGCCTTCCACCGTCCCCCGGACTTCTGCTCGACCCCGTGCAGGGACAGGCCCTGCTGCTGGCGGATCCCGCGGAGCTTCGCCCCGAGCGCCTTGGCGTAATCGCCCATCTGGTGGTTCTCCGTTTCCTCGCCCAGTCGGTCTCATGGGCCGCCGGGGAACTGCCGAGTTGAACACTCAGAGTAATGGTTACGCATTGTCGTCACCAGGTCAAGAACATGATGCCTCTCGCACCACCCGGACGGCTGAACGGCATCGCCTGTTAGCATCGGGGAGGTTTCCTCGGCAAGCAGGAGATCGACGTCCTTTAAGGACCCGTCCGGTGAGGCGGGGAAGGAGTCCGCTGTGGCGTCACGCCCTCGTGACGCGGCAGCACCAGGTGGCGAGCGTGAGCTGCTCTCCGCCGGTGATGTCGCGCGCACCATCGCCCGGATGGCCCACCAGGTCATCGAGAAGACCGCCCTCGGCGGCGGCCCGGGCGCACCACCCGTTCTCCTGGGCATCCCGACCCGGGGCACCTCGCTGGCCACGCGGCTGGCCGAGCGCGTCGCCGAGTTCTCCGGCGTCGAACCGCCCACCGGGGCCCTGGACATCACCCTCTACCGCGACGACCTGCGCCGCCGTCCCACGCGGCCGCTCGCGGACACCTCCCTGCCCGACACCGGTATCGACGACCGTGTCGTCATCCTGGTCGACGACGTGCTGTTCTCCGGCCGGACCGTGCGCGCGGCGCTGGACGCCCTGCGCGACCACGGCCGTCCGCGCGCCGTGCAGCTGGCCGTCCTGGTCGACCGCGGGCACCGCGAGTTCCCGATCCGGGCCGATTACGTGGGCAAGAACATCCCGACCGCCCGCGCCGAGGACGTCGCCGTCCTGCTGTCCGAAGTGGATGGGCGCGACGCGGTGCTGCTGCGCGAGGGGGAAGCGAAGGCATGAAGCACCTGCTGGCCACCGAAGGCCTCGACCCCGACCTGGCGACCGCGGTGCTGGACACCGCCGACGGTCTCAAGCGCACGCTGCTCGGCCGCGAGGTCCGCAAGCTGCCGACGTTGCGCGGCCGCACCGTCATCACCATGTTCTACGAGAACTCCACCCGGACCAGGGTCTCCTTCGAGATCGCCGGGAAGTGGATGAGCGCCGACGTGGTGAACGTCTCCGCCGGCGGCAGCTCGGTCGGCAAGGGGGAGTCGCTGCGGGACACCGCGCTGACCCTGTCCGCCGCGGGCGCCGACTGCGTCATCGTCCGCCACCCGGCCTCGGGCGCGGCGCAGCGCCTGGCCGGCTGGCTGGAGGGCACCGGCACCTCGGTCGTCAACGCGGGCGACGGTATGCACGAGCACCCCACGCAGGCGCTGCTCGACGCGGCCACCCTGCGGGAACGGCTCGGCGGCATCAAGGACCGGCGGGTCGCCATCGTCGGCGACGTGCTGCACAGCCGGGTCGCTCGCTCCAACATCCACCTGCTGTCCGCGCTCGGCGCCGAAGTGGTGCTGATCGCCCCGCCGACGCTGCTGCCCGCCGGGGCCGGTGCGCTGCCGGTGACCGTGTCGCACGACCTGGACGCCGAACTGCCCGCCCTGGACGCCGTGATGATGTTGCGGGTGCAGGCCGAGCGGATGCACGGCGGGTTCTTCCCGTCGGCCCGCGAGTACTCGATCGCCTACGGCCTGAACGAGGCGCGGACGCGGCTGCTGCCCGAACACGCGGTGGTGCTGCACCCCGGCCCGATGCTGCGCGGCATGGAGATCTCCTCCGCGGTCGCCGACGCGCCGTCCGCGGCGATCACCGAACAGGTCCGCAACGGGGTGCACGTGCGGATGGCCGTCCTGTACCACCTGCTGGCCGGAGAGGAAGACGCGAAGTGAACCAGGTACTGATCAAGGGCGCCCGGCTCTACGGCGAGGGCGACCCGGTGGACGTCCTGGTCACCGGCGGCACCATCGCCGAGGTCGGCGAGGTCGACGTGCCCGAGGGCGCCGAAGTCATCGAGGCGGCGGGCCAGGTGCTGCTGCCCGGCTTCGTCGACCTGCACACCCACCTGCGTGAACCGGGCCGCGAGGACACCGAGACGATCGAGACCGGCTCGGCCGCCGCCGCGGTCGGCGGGTACACCGCCGTCTTCGCGATGGCCAACACCGACCCGGTCGCCGACAACTCGGTGATCGTCGAGCACGTGTGGCGCCGGGGCCGCGAGACCGGCCTGGTCGACGTGCACCCGGTCGGCGCCGTGACCGTCGGCCTCAAGGGCGAGCGGCTGGCCGAGCTGGGCACCATGGCGAAGTCGGCGGCGGGCGTGCGGGTGTTCTCCGACGACGGCCACTGCGTGCACGATCCGCTCATCATGCGCCGCGCGCTGGAGTACTCGACCGCGCTGGACGTGGTGATCGCGCAGCACGCCGAGGAGCCGCGGCTGACCGTCGGCGCGCAGGCCCACGAGGGCGAGCAGGCATCGCGGCTGGGCTACGCGGGATGGCCCGCCTCGGCCGAGGAGTCGATCGTCGCGCGCGACTGCATCCTCGCCCGGCACGCCGGTGCGCGCCTGCACGTGTGCCACGTCTCGACCGCCGGGACCGCCGATGTGCTGCGCTGGGCGAAGGATCGAGGCACCCGCGTCTCCGCCGAGGTCACCCCGCACCACCTGCTGCTCACCGACGAGCGCCTGGACACCTACGACCCGGTGAACAAGGTCAACCCGCCGCTGCGGGGAGGCACCGACGTGGAGAAGCTGCGCGCCGCGCTGGCCGAGGGCGTCATCGACTGCGTCGCCACCGACCACGCCCCGCACGCGCCGCAGGACAAGGACTGCGAGTGGGCGGCGGCCCGGCCCGGCATGCTCGGCCTGCAGACCGCGCTGTCCGTCGTCGCCGCGACCATGGTCGAAACCGGACTCCTGGACTGGCGCGGCGTGGCGAAGGTCATGAGCGAGCGCCCCGCCGAGATCGCCGGGCTGCCCGACCAGGGACGGCCGCTCGCCGTGGGCGAACCCGCCAACCTCGCGCTGGTCGACCCGGGCGCACAATGGACCGTGCGGGGGGCGGAGCTGGCCAGCCTCGCCGCCAACACCCCGTACGAGGGAATGCGGTTGCCCGCCGTGGTGACCGCGACGCTGCTGCGCGGGCGCGTGACGGCCCGCGAAGGGAAGATCTGCTGATGGACCGGTTGCTGCTCACCCTGCTGGTGTTCGCCTGCTTCCTGCTCGGCCTGTGGGCCATGCGACGAAGCTGGCGGCGGCGCGCCCGGTCGCAGAGCGCCGTGCTGCCGCCGTTCCCGCGGACCCCGGAAGAGCCCGGCGCCGAGGTGCTGCCGGAGACCAAGGGCCTGTACGTGAGCACCACCACGGCAGGCGACTGGCAGGACCGGATCGTCACGCGCGGGGTCGGCCTGCGCGGACGGGCGGTGCTGCGGCTCTACCCGTCCGGCGTCGAGATCGACCGGGCGGGCGCGCCCGGGTTCTTCATCCCCCGTGAGTCCATTGTGGAGGTCAAACGCGCGAGCGGGATCGCCGGGAAGGTGATGGGTACCGACAGCCTCATCGTCATCACCTGGCGTCTCGGCGAGAAGGAGCTGGACACCGGCTTCCGCGGCGACGACCTCGACGTCTATCCACAGTGGATCAAAAGCTTGTCGGAACGAGAGATCAAGGGAGGAGCCCAGTGACCGTGGGCACCAGGACACCGGCCGCATTGGTGCTGGAGGACGGGCGGGTGTTCCGCGGATCGGCCTACGGCGCCCAGGGTCGCACGCTGGGCGAGGCCGTGTTCTGTACCGGCATGACCGGCTACCAGGAGACGCTGACCGATCCGTCCTACCACCGTCAGATCGTGGTGCAGACCGCGCCGCAGATCGGCAACACCGGCTGGAACGACGAGGACGACGAGTCCGCCCGCATCTGGGTGTCCGGCTACGTCGTGCGCGACCCGGCCCGTACCCCGTCGAACTGGCGGTCCCGCCGCACCCTGGACGACGAGCTGGCACGCCAGGGCGTCGTCGGCATCAGCGGCGTCGACACCCGCACCCTGACCCGCCACCTGCGTGAGCAGGGCGCGATGCGCGCCGGGGTGTTCTCCGGCGACGCGCTGGACACCGACGAGGCGATGGTCGGGCAGGTGCTCGCGAGCCCGCCGATGAAGGGTGCCGACCTGGCGGGCGAGGTCACCACGGCCAAGCCGTACGTCGTGGCGCCCGAGGGTGAGCGCCGCTTCCGCGTCGCCGCGCTGGACCTGGGCATCAAATCCAACACCCCGCGCCAGATGAGCCGCCGCGGCATCGAGCTGCACGTGCTGCCCTCGACGAGCTCGGTGGAGGAGCTGCTGGCGGTCGAACCGGACGGGGTGTTCCTGTCCAACGGCCCCGGTGACCCGGCCACGCAGGACCACGCGGTCGCGCTGACCGAGGAGGCGCTGCGCCGCGAGATCCCGCTGTTCGGCATCTGCTTCGGCAACCAGGTCCTCGGCCGCGCGCTGGGGCTGGGCACCTACAAGATGCGCTACGGCCACCGGGGCATCAACATCCCGGTGATCGACGTGGAGACCCGGCGGGTGGCGATCACCGCGCAGAACCACGGCTTCGCCCTCGAAGGCGAGCCCGGTCAGCGGTTCGAGTCGCCCTTCGGGGCCGCCCGGATCAGCCACTACTGCCCGAACGACGACACCGTCGAGGGCGTGCGCTGCGCCGACGTGCCCGCGTTTTCGGTGCAGTACCACCCCGAGGCGGCCGCCGGACCGCACGATGCGGCGCCGCTGTTCGACGAGTTCGTGACCCTGATGGAGAAGAAGAGCCGCTGATGCCGAAACGTACAGACATCGAGCACGTGCTCGTCATCGGTTCCGGCCCGATCGTGATCGGCCAGGCCGCCGAGTTCGACTACTCGGGTACCCAGGCCTGCCGGGTGCTGCGCGCGGAGGGCCTGCGGGTCAGCCTCGTGAACTCCAACCCGGCCACGATCATGACCGATCCGGAGTTCGCCGACTCGACCTACATCGAGCCGGTCACGCCGGACTTCGTCGAGAAGGTCATCGCGCACGAACAAGCACAGGGCCGCCCGGTCGACACGCTTCTGGCCACGCTCGGCGGGCAGACCGCGTTGAACACGGCCGTCGCCCTGCACGAGCGCGGCGTGCTGGAGAAGTACGGCGTCGAGCTGATCGGCGCCGACATCGACGCGATCCAGCGCGGCGAGGACCGGCAGAAGTTCAAGGACATCGTCCGCACCATCGGCGGCGAGGTGCCGCGCAGCAAGGTGTGCCACTCGATGGACGAGGTCCGCGAGACGGTCGCCGACCTGGGCCTGCCGGTCGTCATCCGGCCCTCGTTCACGATGGGCGGTCTCGGCTCGGGCATGGCGCACACCGACGAGGAGCTGGAGCGGCTGGCCTCGATCGGGCTGTCCGAGTCGCCGGTCACCGAGGTGCTCATCGAGGAGAGCGTGCTCGGGTGGAAGGAGTACGAGCTCGAGCTGATGCGCGACCGCCACGACAACGTGGTGGTCATCTGCTCCATCGAGAACGTCGACGCGATGGGCGTGCACACCGGTGACTCGGTGACCGTCGCCCCCGCGATGACCCTGACCGACCGCGAGTACCAGCACATGCGCGACGTCGGCATCGCGGTGCTGCGCGAGGTCGGCGTCGACACCGGCGGCTGCAACATCCAGTTCGCGATCAACCCGCGGGACGGCCGCATGGTCGTCATCGAGATGAACCCGCGCGTGTCCCGTTCCAGTGCGCTCGCGTCGAAGGCCACCGGCTTCCCGATCGCCAAGATCGCCGCGAAGCTGGCCATCGGGTACTCGCTCGACGAGATCCGCAACGACATCACCGGTGAGACGCCGGCCTCGTTCGAGCCGACGCTGGACTACGTCGTGGTCAAGGTGCCGCGCTTCGCGTTCGAGAAGTTCCCCGGCGCCGACCCGATGCTGACCACCACGATGAAGAGCGTCGGCGAGGCGATGGCACTGGGCCGCAGCTTCCCGGAGGCGCTGGGCAAGGCGCTGCGCTCGATCGACACCAAGGCGTCCGGGTTCTGGACCACCCCGGATCCCGAGGGCGCCACGCTGGAGAACACCCTGGAAGCGCTGCGCACCCCGCACGACGGCCGCCTCTACGCGGTCGAGCGGGCCCTGCGCCTGGGCGCGACCGTCCAGCAGGTGCACGAGGCCAGCGGCATCGACCCGTGGTTCATCGACCAGATCGCGCTGATCGGCGAGGTCGGGGCCGAGGTGCGCGACGCCGCCGTGCTGGACGCGCCGCTGCTGCGCGAGGCCAAGCGCGTCGGCCTGTCCGACCAGCAGATCGCCGCGCTGCGGCCGGAGCTGGCCGGTGAGGACGGTGTGCGGGCCCTGCGCCACCGCCTGTCGGTGCGCCCGGTGTTCAAGACGGTGGACACCTGCGCCGCCGAGTTCGCCGCGAAGACGCCGTACCACTACTCGGCCTACGAGTCCGACCCCGCGGCGGAATCCGAGGTCACGCCGCAGCCGGACAAGCCCAAGGTGCTGATCCTGGGCTCCGGCCCGAACCGCATCGGCCAGGGCATCGAGTTCGACTACTCGTGCGTGCACGCCGCCCTGGCGCTGCGTGAAG containing:
- the carB gene encoding carbamoyl-phosphate synthase large subunit — protein: MPKRTDIEHVLVIGSGPIVIGQAAEFDYSGTQACRVLRAEGLRVSLVNSNPATIMTDPEFADSTYIEPVTPDFVEKVIAHEQAQGRPVDTLLATLGGQTALNTAVALHERGVLEKYGVELIGADIDAIQRGEDRQKFKDIVRTIGGEVPRSKVCHSMDEVRETVADLGLPVVIRPSFTMGGLGSGMAHTDEELERLASIGLSESPVTEVLIEESVLGWKEYELELMRDRHDNVVVICSIENVDAMGVHTGDSVTVAPAMTLTDREYQHMRDVGIAVLREVGVDTGGCNIQFAINPRDGRMVVIEMNPRVSRSSALASKATGFPIAKIAAKLAIGYSLDEIRNDITGETPASFEPTLDYVVVKVPRFAFEKFPGADPMLTTTMKSVGEAMALGRSFPEALGKALRSIDTKASGFWTTPDPEGATLENTLEALRTPHDGRLYAVERALRLGATVQQVHEASGIDPWFIDQIALIGEVGAEVRDAAVLDAPLLREAKRVGLSDQQIAALRPELAGEDGVRALRHRLSVRPVFKTVDTCAAEFAAKTPYHYSAYESDPAAESEVTPQPDKPKVLILGSGPNRIGQGIEFDYSCVHAALALREAGFEAVMVNCNPETVSTDYDTSDRLYFEPLTFEDVLEVVYSEQGSGTVAGVIVQLGGQTPLKLAQRLADAGVPIVGTSPEAINLAEDRGAFGDVLMGANLPAPKYGTATSFEGAKRIADEIGYPVLVRPSYVLGGRGMEIVYDEDSLGGYIQRATEVTPEHPVLVDRFLDDAIEIDVDALFDGEELYLGGVMEHIEEAGIHSGDSSCALPPITLGRQDVEAVRASTEAIARGVGVRGLLNVQYALKDDVLYVLEANPRASRTVPFVSKATGVQLAKAASLVMTGSTIKDLRGRGVLPAEGDGGHLPADAPVAVKEAVLPFHRFRTPEGKGVDSLLGPEMKSTGEVMGVDTSFGEAFAKSQAGAYGSLPTSGKVFVSVANRDKRALVFPVKRLADLGFEILATSGTAEVLRRNGIASTVVRKYSEGSAPDEPNVVEVIAAGGVDMVINTPYGNSGPRVDGYEIRTAAVSRDIPCITTVQGAAAAVHGIEALIRGDIGVRSLQDLQAALRARS